In a genomic window of Methanosarcina horonobensis HB-1 = JCM 15518:
- a CDS encoding DUF1428 domain-containing protein, whose protein sequence is MGNAERYVDGFLIPIPKDKVSKYREIAQKAGEIWKELGALEYYECIGDELDIEEMVSFKKAANTSEGETVVFSWIVYESKEQRDKVNEAVMNDPRMKEMMESGSPDIFDYRRMAYGGFKTLVNL, encoded by the coding sequence ATGGGAAATGCAGAAAGATATGTGGACGGATTTTTAATTCCTATACCTAAAGACAAAGTAAGCAAATACAGAGAAATTGCTCAAAAAGCAGGTGAGATCTGGAAAGAGCTTGGTGCTTTAGAGTACTACGAATGTATTGGGGATGAACTGGATATCGAAGAAATGGTTTCTTTCAAAAAAGCAGCTAACACTTCTGAAGGAGAAACCGTAGTTTTCTCATGGATTGTTTATGAATCAAAAGAGCAAAGAGACAAAGTAAATGAAGCAGTTATGAACGATCCAAGAATGAAAGAAATGATGGAGTCAGGCAGCCCTGATATATTCGATTACAGGCGCATGGCTTATGGCGGCTTCAAAACACTGGTAAATCTTTAA
- a CDS encoding DnaJ-like cysteine-rich domain-containing protein, giving the protein MSDVCRNCGGSGKEKCWNCDGAGGTWREFAGDREWEECPLCWGDGFNSCINCDGTGRV; this is encoded by the coding sequence ATGAGCGACGTATGTCGTAACTGTGGAGGCAGTGGAAAGGAAAAATGCTGGAACTGTGACGGAGCAGGCGGAACGTGGAGAGAATTTGCAGGCGATAGGGAGTGGGAAGAATGTCCCCTATGCTGGGGAGATGGATTTAACAGTTGTATCAATTGCGACGGGACAGGCAGGGTCTAA
- the tnpB gene encoding IS200/IS605 family element RNA-guided endonuclease TnpB — protein sequence MLKAYKYRIYPSKKQKEMIQVHFGACRFVYNWALEQKIKTYEQTGKSISRFDLQHILVHEVKPSNEWLKEANSQALLASLVNVESAFTKFFREKSGFPKFKSKKNPVQSYQMPQHYAVDFEKQIIKLPKIGEVKTILHRRFEGKLKTATISRSSTGKYYISILVDNEKDIPEKQNFSESTTIGIDAGIKDFAVLSNGEKVENPKYLENSLKRMKCLQKRVSRKVKGSKNRNKARQHLSKIHETISNQRNNFQHQLSFRLISENQAIALETLNVKGMVKNHCLAQSISDASLSSFVTKLEYKAEWLGKTILRIGRFEPSSKLCNVCGYHNSNLTLDVREWTCPGCKTKHDRDINAAINIKKFSLQDQNLIVI from the coding sequence ATGTTAAAAGCCTACAAATATCGAATCTACCCTAGCAAAAAACAAAAGGAAATGATACAAGTTCATTTTGGTGCATGTAGATTTGTCTATAACTGGGCTTTAGAACAAAAGATAAAAACTTATGAACAAACTGGGAAATCAATATCGAGGTTTGATTTACAGCACATTTTAGTCCATGAAGTAAAACCTTCTAACGAATGGTTAAAAGAAGCTAATTCACAGGCTCTACTTGCCTCTTTAGTAAATGTAGAATCAGCATTTACTAAATTCTTTAGAGAGAAATCCGGATTTCCCAAGTTCAAGTCTAAGAAAAATCCGGTTCAATCATATCAAATGCCTCAACATTATGCGGTAGATTTTGAGAAGCAGATAATTAAGCTTCCTAAAATAGGTGAAGTTAAAACCATACTTCATAGAAGGTTTGAAGGCAAACTTAAAACCGCAACAATTTCAAGATCAAGTACAGGAAAATATTATATCAGTATCCTTGTAGATAACGAAAAAGATATTCCTGAAAAGCAGAACTTTTCAGAATCAACTACAATAGGTATTGATGCAGGCATCAAAGATTTTGCAGTTCTATCAAATGGAGAAAAGGTTGAAAATCCAAAATACCTTGAAAATTCTCTAAAAAGAATGAAATGTTTGCAAAAAAGAGTATCGAGAAAAGTTAAAGGCTCTAAGAATAGGAATAAGGCTAGACAGCATCTTTCAAAAATCCATGAAACTATTAGCAATCAGAGAAATAATTTCCAGCATCAACTCTCTTTTAGACTGATTAGCGAGAACCAAGCTATTGCGCTGGAAACTCTGAATGTTAAAGGTATGGTAAAAAATCATTGTCTGGCTCAGTCTATTTCCGATGCTTCGTTGAGTAGTTTTGTAACAAAATTAGAGTATAAAGCTGAATGGTTGGGAAAAACCATTTTACGAATAGGAAGATTTGAGCCATCTTCTAAATTATGCAATGTTTGTGGGTATCACAATTCCAATCTAACTCTTGATGTTAGAGAGTGGACGTGTCCTGGTTGCAAAACAAAGCATGACAGAGACATAAATGCTGCAATCAATATCAAAAAATTCTCTCTTCAAGATCAAAATCTTATAGTTATCTGA
- a CDS encoding MEDS domain-containing protein, translated as MEGRVRISGVETIGNISWGTHFCQFYKTKEDLMDVVVPYFKAGLENDEFCMWVTSQLLDVEEAKEALVKGVPDFDVYLQRGQMEIISYDNWYARYYISDSSNPIRNGLEKLNQKIAKDYDGLRLSGDFFLLEERRQDFAYREGEIDSVISKYRMITMCTYSFEKCNVAGIAEIVSNHQFILAKKEGKWERIENSGRKRAEEAESRLKGVLDNLENLVKARTAELEKTYNSLKENEMRLSEAQKIAHIGSWDWNLVTGEVYWSDELYRIFGLAPRKFGLPYNEILDYIHPEDRKYADTAIKRSLNGEPYEIDYRIITADGAELIVHAQGGAVFDENNNPVFMSGTIQDITERKRAEKELEKIQETHIKEIHHRIKNNLQVISSLLSLQAERFSDEKVLEAFRESQNRVASMALIHEELYTGNKITTLDFADYLQKLAVDLFSSYNLRNDNIKLKLDLEQIYLGMDTAIPLGIIVNELVSNSLKHAFPDRREGEISIALKRAEKFTVNGKCFKLENGCTEENFNYVLAVSDNGISIPEGTDFRTADSLGFQLINILVEQIDGCIELRKDKGTEFIVSICKIEKMSK; from the coding sequence ATGGAAGGAAGAGTAAGGATTTCTGGCGTCGAAACTATCGGAAACATATCATGGGGGACACATTTCTGCCAGTTCTACAAGACGAAAGAAGATTTGATGGATGTAGTTGTTCCTTATTTCAAAGCAGGACTGGAAAATGATGAATTTTGTATGTGGGTCACATCACAACTTCTTGATGTAGAAGAAGCAAAGGAAGCCCTGGTAAAGGGCGTTCCTGACTTTGATGTTTATCTACAGAGAGGGCAGATGGAGATAATCTCGTATGATAACTGGTACGCAAGATATTATATTTCGGATTCAAGCAATCCTATAAGAAATGGGCTTGAGAAGCTCAACCAGAAAATCGCTAAAGATTACGATGGTTTGAGATTAAGTGGCGATTTTTTCTTGTTAGAGGAACGCAGGCAGGACTTTGCTTATCGTGAGGGAGAAATAGATAGCGTCATCAGCAAATATCGTATGATAACTATGTGTACCTATTCCTTCGAAAAATGTAATGTAGCCGGGATTGCTGAGATAGTCTCGAACCATCAGTTTATTCTGGCTAAAAAGGAAGGAAAATGGGAGCGAATAGAAAACTCCGGTAGAAAGAGAGCTGAAGAGGCAGAATCCAGGCTGAAAGGAGTACTTGATAACCTGGAAAATCTGGTTAAAGCACGTACAGCTGAACTTGAAAAAACTTATAACTCCTTAAAGGAGAACGAGATGAGGCTTTCAGAAGCCCAAAAAATAGCCCATATCGGAAGCTGGGACTGGAATCTTGTGACTGGTGAGGTATACTGGTCTGATGAATTATACCGCATTTTTGGGCTTGCACCTCGAAAATTTGGCTTGCCTTACAATGAGATTCTGGATTATATACATCCCGAAGACCGGAAATATGCGGATACCGCTATTAAGAGATCCTTAAACGGAGAGCCTTATGAGATTGATTATCGAATAATTACAGCTGATGGAGCAGAACTTATAGTTCATGCTCAGGGTGGTGCTGTCTTTGATGAGAACAATAATCCTGTTTTTATGAGCGGAACAATTCAGGATATTACAGAACGCAAAAGAGCTGAAAAAGAGCTCGAAAAGATACAGGAGACTCATATAAAAGAAATCCACCATAGAATAAAGAATAACCTGCAGGTCATTTCTTCTCTTCTCAGCCTTCAGGCGGAAAGGTTCAGTGATGAAAAGGTGCTTGAAGCTTTCAGGGAAAGTCAGAATCGTGTGGCTTCAATGGCTCTGATTCATGAGGAGCTTTACACAGGAAACAAAATAACTACTCTTGATTTTGCAGATTATCTTCAAAAATTGGCTGTGGACCTCTTTTCCTCGTATAATCTTAGAAACGACAATATCAAACTGAAACTGGACCTTGAACAGATATATCTCGGTATGGATACCGCCATACCTCTTGGAATTATTGTTAACGAGCTGGTTTCAAACTCCCTGAAACATGCTTTTCCGGATAGAAGGGAAGGGGAAATAAGCATAGCCTTGAAAAGAGCGGAAAAGTTTACTGTTAATGGAAAATGTTTCAAGTTAGAGAACGGATGTACAGAAGAAAATTTCAATTATGTACTTGCAGTATCTGACAATGGAATCAGTATTCCAGAAGGAACAGATTTCCGAACCGCTGATTCCCTTGGGTTTCAGCTTATAAACATTCTTGTTGAGCAGATAGATGGCTGTATCGAGCTTAGAAAAGATAAGGGCACAGAATTCATAGTCTCAATTTGCAAAATAGAAAAAATGAGCAAGTAA